A single region of the Photobacterium sanguinicancri genome encodes:
- a CDS encoding DUF58 domain-containing protein, with amino-acid sequence MFKRKVGSQKADSSRFGSKKVTSKSGDTSKHSSDHSSKYASNHSAKQLDERIYCDYSRLVRLQAQVDGFSFLPQRKAGSALSGRHHSSFRGRGLNFEELRHYQQGDDIRNLDWKVTMRTGKPHVRSYTEEKDRSVILCVDQRSSMFFSSVNMMKSVVAAEIAALTAWRVLKDSDRVGFVISRHDNIEYSMPKRSQANVLSNLNQLAQANQALDVSRQDSPDVGMTALVRLLGRLKCRNNTIIFLSDWSGVTSDDILHLKHLQKHNDVLGVLIADPLESAFVAMHSTAMHSADKASDPSSFTPWVVGDGDYQFNLANRQQMEKARQGLEQHHQLKKQQLLQLMAVQRLPMIELDTQGQHLEQFKRAVGGR; translated from the coding sequence ATGTTTAAAAGAAAGGTCGGCAGTCAAAAGGCGGATAGTTCAAGATTTGGAAGTAAAAAGGTTACGAGTAAAAGCGGGGATACTTCAAAGCACTCTTCAGATCATTCATCAAAGTACGCTTCAAATCATTCTGCAAAGCAACTCGATGAGCGAATTTACTGTGATTACTCACGCTTAGTGAGACTTCAAGCGCAGGTTGATGGGTTTAGTTTCCTTCCTCAGCGTAAAGCGGGTAGCGCGTTATCGGGTCGGCACCATTCATCGTTTCGTGGACGAGGGCTGAACTTTGAAGAGCTACGTCATTACCAACAAGGTGATGATATTCGTAACCTTGATTGGAAGGTCACGATGCGAACGGGTAAGCCTCATGTACGAAGCTACACCGAAGAGAAAGATCGTAGCGTGATCCTTTGTGTTGATCAGCGCAGCAGTATGTTTTTTTCATCGGTCAATATGATGAAGTCTGTGGTCGCGGCTGAAATCGCTGCCTTAACTGCGTGGCGAGTGCTGAAAGACAGCGATCGGGTCGGTTTTGTGATCAGTCGTCACGATAACATCGAATACAGCATGCCTAAGCGTTCGCAAGCTAACGTGTTGTCTAATCTCAATCAATTAGCTCAAGCTAATCAAGCCTTGGATGTCAGCCGCCAAGATAGCCCCGATGTTGGTATGACAGCTTTGGTGCGATTACTCGGGCGATTAAAATGCCGCAATAACACCATTATATTTTTGAGTGATTGGTCTGGTGTCACCAGTGACGATATTCTTCATTTGAAGCATCTGCAAAAACACAACGATGTATTAGGTGTACTCATTGCTGATCCTTTAGAAAGTGCTTTCGTGGCTATGCATTCTACAGCGATGCATTCTGCAGATAAGGCTTCAGATCCCAGCTCATTTACGCCTTGGGTGGTGGGGGACGGTGATTATCAATTTAATCTTGCTAATCGTCAGCAAATGGAGAAAGCACGCCAAGGGTTAGAGCAACACCATCAATTAAAGAAACAACAGCTTTTACAGCTTATGGCGGTTCAACGCCTTCCTATGATCGAACTTGATACTCAAGGACAACATCTCGAGCAATTTAAGCGTGCGGTGGGAGGGCGCTAA
- a CDS encoding vWA domain-containing protein: protein MMTIFSAWLGASIEFVHPYSFLLLPLPLLVYWFIPAYRTKKTAIKIPFFDTLMAVLGETPNQGASQLTPSWWQRVILIISWLLVITALAKPMILGKPQVREQFGRDVMVVVDLSGSMAETDFVATQDNPEKGIQAGQRISRLAAAKQVLTDFANTRQGDRLGLILFGDAAFLQTPFTADQQAWLDLLQQTDVAMAGQSTHLGDAIGLAIKVFDQTYIQDQDQDQDQDQDQDQDQDPSQPAREKVAIVLTDGNDTGSFVEPIEAAKVAGAKGVRIHMVAMGDPATVGEQALDMNTIKRVAALSGGQSFQALNQSELEQAYATIGELEPALYEATTYRPKQTIHHYLISAVVVIYLLTFSILTLKRVVVVKRRKRFADIPGGEQHD from the coding sequence ATGATGACAATATTTAGCGCATGGCTAGGGGCATCGATTGAATTCGTTCACCCCTACAGCTTCTTGTTATTGCCACTTCCTCTGTTGGTGTATTGGTTTATTCCCGCTTATCGCACCAAGAAAACGGCAATAAAAATTCCATTTTTTGACACCTTAATGGCGGTGTTGGGAGAAACACCCAACCAAGGTGCAAGCCAATTAACGCCGAGCTGGTGGCAACGAGTGATCTTAATCATATCTTGGTTATTGGTCATCACTGCATTGGCTAAGCCAATGATTTTAGGTAAGCCTCAGGTGCGTGAGCAGTTTGGTCGTGATGTCATGGTGGTGGTGGATTTATCTGGCTCGATGGCAGAGACCGACTTTGTTGCGACTCAAGATAACCCCGAAAAGGGGATTCAAGCGGGACAACGTATCTCTCGTTTGGCTGCAGCTAAGCAAGTGTTGACGGATTTTGCTAACACGCGTCAAGGGGATCGTCTTGGTTTAATTTTGTTTGGTGACGCTGCGTTTTTACAAACCCCGTTTACTGCCGATCAGCAAGCTTGGCTGGATCTGTTACAGCAAACAGATGTTGCGATGGCAGGGCAAAGTACGCACTTGGGAGATGCGATTGGTTTGGCGATTAAAGTCTTTGACCAAACATATATCCAAGACCAAGACCAAGACCAAGACCAAGACCAAGACCAAGACCAAGACCAAGACCCTAGCCAACCTGCGAGAGAAAAAGTGGCGATTGTGCTGACAGATGGCAACGACACAGGCAGCTTTGTTGAGCCTATAGAAGCGGCCAAAGTGGCAGGGGCGAAAGGTGTACGCATTCACATGGTCGCCATGGGAGATCCCGCAACCGTTGGTGAGCAGGCGTTAGATATGAATACAATTAAACGTGTTGCTGCCTTGTCTGGTGGCCAATCTTTTCAAGCCTTGAATCAGTCTGAGCTGGAACAAGCCTATGCCACGATTGGTGAGTTGGAGCCTGCACTTTATGAAGCCACAACCTATCGGCCTAAACAGACGATTCACCATTACTTGATCAGTGCGGTTGTGGTGATCTATTTACTGACTTTCTCCATCCTGACATTAAAACGTGTTGTTGTGGTTAAGCGCCGTAAGCGATTCGCAGACATACCAGGAGGCGAACAGCATGACTGA
- a CDS encoding DUF4381 domain-containing protein → MSIHTPPSTYILRDIVDVAVPKSVAWWPQTIGWQILALVILMASLVWGYRRINVWWQNRYRREALQALATLDLGLPRESAMSLLTIIKVVLVYLDPKNAALFGEALLQKLDSLLPSATLKRAQGDTEIKPEHHADFQSDFQYRGELGKKWLAASLSSQQTLTEPELATLIEHTRTWLLFHRKPESISASNKGAQ, encoded by the coding sequence ATGAGTATTCACACCCCACCTAGTACCTATATTTTACGCGATATTGTTGATGTTGCTGTTCCGAAATCTGTGGCGTGGTGGCCACAAACCATAGGTTGGCAGATACTGGCCCTCGTGATCTTGATGGCTAGTTTAGTCTGGGGCTATCGTCGCATCAATGTGTGGTGGCAAAACCGCTATCGCCGCGAAGCTTTGCAAGCATTGGCAACACTCGATCTTGGCTTGCCCCGCGAAAGTGCCATGTCTTTGCTAACCATTATCAAAGTAGTGTTGGTTTATCTCGACCCTAAAAATGCCGCGTTATTTGGTGAAGCTTTGTTACAAAAACTCGATAGTTTATTGCCATCGGCAACGCTTAAAAGAGCACAGGGTGATACTGAGATTAAGCCTGAACATCATGCTGATTTTCAGTCTGATTTTCAGTATCGGGGGGAGCTTGGCAAAAAGTGGTTAGCGGCAAGTTTGTCGAGTCAGCAAACTCTGACCGAACCCGAATTAGCGACTTTGATTGAGCATACCCGTACGTGGTTGCTGTTTCATCGTAAGCCAGAGTCAATTAGCGCAAGCAATAAAGGGGCGCAATGA